A region of Sugiyamaella lignohabitans strain CBS 10342 chromosome A, complete sequence DNA encodes the following proteins:
- the HOC1 gene encoding Hoc1p (Alpha-1,6-mannosyltransferase; involved in cell wall mannan biosynthesis; subunit of a Golgi-localized complex that also contains Anp1p, Mnn9p, Mnn11p, and Mnn10p; identified as a suppressor of a cell lysis sensitive pkc1-371 allele; GO_component: GO:0005794 - Golgi apparatus [Evidence IEA,IEA]; GO_component: GO:0000136 - alpha-1,6-mannosyltransferase complex [Evidence IDA] [PMID 10037752]; GO_component: GO:0000136 - alpha-1,6-mannosyltransferase complex [Evidence IPI] [PMID 9430634]; GO_component: GO:0000136 - alpha-1,6-mannosyltransferase complex [Evidence IDA] [PMID 9434768]; GO_component: GO:0016021 - integral component of membrane [Evidence IEA]; GO_component: GO:0016020 - membrane [Evidence IEA]; GO_function: GO:0000009 - alpha-1,6-mannosyltransferase activity [Evidence IDA] [PMID 10037752]; GO_function: GO:0016740 - transferase activity [Evidence IEA]; GO_function: GO:0016757 - transferase activity, transferring glycosyl groups [Evidence IEA]; GO_function: GO:0016757 - transferase activity, transferring glycosyl groups [Evidence ISS] [PMID 9653120]; GO_process: GO:0000032 - cell wall mannoprotein biosynthetic process [Evidence TAS] [PMID 10037752]; GO_process: GO:0006080 - substituted mannan metabolic process [Evidence TAS] [PMID 10037752]) — protein MLTFRRSVVVAATVLLLFFVFFSDPKSISAKDLLHDVELEQKLQKNRQETESAIRELQASTSRADDAQERKIELLEAQRKNLEKQLQQLRRLPPDAGVRTQLAFQFPYDTLNKFPAYIWQTWKQDFDDPNFDERFKYHVRSWDEKNNGFVHEVMSDQTARTLIRYLYMNIPQVIEAYEAMPENILRADFFRYLILLARGGTYSDVDTEALQPIPNWIPDRIDPMKLGLIIGIEADPDRPDWDEWYARRIQFCQWTIQSKPGHPVLREIVAKITETTLQKKKENRLQLPSTKDRGSEVMDWTGPGVWTDSVFGYFNDPVKSGLYYPVTWSNFTGMDQPKAVSDVLVLPITSFSPGIETMGAGGDNDPLAFVKHHFEGSWKPEDERMNSN, from the coding sequence ATGCTCACATTCAGAAGATCCGTTGTAGTAGCTGCTACAGTGTTACTTCTGTTTTTCGTGTTTTTTAGCGATCCCAAGTCTATTTCGGCAAAGGACCTACTTCATGATGTAGAACTGGAACAAAAACTTCAAAAGAATAGACAGGAGACAGAGTCTGCTATTCGAGAGTTGCAAGCATCTACCTCTAGAGCTGATGACGCTCAAGAGCGAAAAATCGAGCTCCTGGAAGCCCAACGAAAAAATCTTGAAAAGCAGCTACAGCAGTTGAGGCGGCTACCACCAGATGCTGGTGTTCGAACACAACTTGCTTTCCAGTTTCCTTATGATACCCTAAACAAGTTTCCCGCTTACATTTGGCAGACGTGGAAGCAGGATTTCGATGATCCAAATTTTGACGAGAGATTCAAGTATCATGTTCGATCTTGGGATGAAAAGAATAATGGATTTGTTCATGAAGTTATGTCAGATCAGACTGCTAGAACCTTGATTCGTTATTTGTATATGAATATTCCTCAAGTTATCGAAGCTTATGAAGCCATGCCCGAAAATATCCTCCGTGCCGACTTTTTCAGATACTTAATACTACTCGCTAGAGGTGGTACCTACTCTGATGTGGATACTGAAGCTCTGCAACCTATTCCTAACTGGATTCCCGATAGAATTGATCCTATGAAGCTCGGTCTGATTATTGGTATAGAGGCTGATCCCGATCGTCCTGATTGGGATGAATGGTATGCTCGTAGAATTCAATTCTGTCAGTGGACTATTCAATCAAAGCCTGGTCACCCAGTTCTAAGAGAGATTGTTGCTAAAATTACTGAGACTACTttacaaaagaagaaagagaacaGACTGCAACTTCCTAGCACAAAAGACAGAGGTTCTGAGGTTATGGATTGGACTGGACCTGGTGTCTGGACTGATTCAGTCTTCGGCTACTTCAACGACCCAGTAAAGAGTGGTCTATACTACCCCGTTACTTGGTCTAATTTCACCGGTATGGATCAACCTAAGGCTGTGTCCGATGTATTAGTGCTTCCCATCACGTCATTCAGTCCTGGTATTGAGACTAtgggtgctggtggtgataatgATCCTTTAGCATTTGTCAAGCATCATTTTGAAGGCTCTTGGAAGCCCGAAGATGAGCGTATGAACAGTAATTAA
- the MNN10 gene encoding Mnn10p (Subunit of a Golgi mannosyltransferase complex; complex mediates elongation of the polysaccharide mannan backbone; membrane protein of the mannosyltransferase family; other members of the complex are Anp1p, Mnn9p, Mnn11p, and Hoc1p; GO_component: GO:0005794 - Golgi apparatus [Evidence IEA,IEA]; GO_component: GO:0000136 - alpha-1,6-mannosyltransferase complex [Evidence IDA] [PMID 10037752]; GO_component: GO:0005783 - endoplasmic reticulum [Evidence IEA]; GO_component: GO:0005789 - endoplasmic reticulum membrane [Evidence IEA]; GO_component: GO:0016021 - integral component of membrane [Evidence IEA,IEA]; GO_component: GO:0016020 - membrane [Evidence IEA]; GO_function: GO:0000009 - alpha-1,6-mannosyltransferase activity [Evidence IDA] [PMID 10037752]; GO_function: GO:0016740 - transferase activity [Evidence IEA]; GO_function: GO:0016757 - transferase activity, transferring glycosyl groups [Evidence IEA]; GO_function: GO:0016758 - transferase activity, transferring hexosyl groups [Evidence IEA]; GO_process: GO:0000917 - barrier septum assembly [Evidence IMP] [PMID 16034811]; GO_process: GO:0000032 - cell wall mannoprotein biosynthetic process [Evidence IMP] [PMID 10037752]; GO_process: GO:0006487 - protein N-linked glycosylation [Evidence IMP] [PMID 23210626]; GO_process: GO:0006487 - protein N-linked glycosylation [Evidence IMP] [PMID 8991513]) → MRLSQTVFLACSAAAILATIWYMAAFNSIDGVKWPASPNRKAPPKTDTPVLSDTEKQLERLMEAIHQKNEELGIKESLVKEKEEALAEMEHQRKVEIAAQEAKAKKEEEEKAERKKKMKELADEIKKKQKEEEEKKKKQREDEEKERKRLSDAFWLIRERLAKEEAGLLRPVEVPQELRDKYTDDNNKLVPNSKQVLLLSAFNNSAESSDNMTRKVMINRDEYCKYHGYTHLFINTTRYIKQDQNQRSPRWWKIPAIKEAFKKHPEAEWIWYADYDIMITNEMVDLAQHLLNPYILAERITYGSPVNSLGDQLDGLRVPPRDHFDVNKVDIIFSQDFFGINTASFFIRRSVFTEFLLDIWDDPFFMDKEWLREEQDAFVFLYQHYKVVFEHTAIVPQRGINSYHKYKTETGSWQKDDLALNFAVPSEDEKRSTKELFDTYFIIRKKVPEEFQIN, encoded by the coding sequence ATGAGACTTTCACAGACCGTGTTTCTAGCGtgctcagcagcagctattCTGGCTACGATTTGGTACATGGCAGCCTTCAACTCCATTGACGGCGTCAAATGGCCCGCCAGTCCAAATCGTAAAGCTCCACCAAAAACAGATACACCAGTGTTATCTGATACAGAAAAACAGCTGGAACGGCTTATGGAGGCTATTCACCAGAAAAATGAGGAACTGGGGATCAAAGAATCGTTGGTAAAGGAGAAGGAAGAGGCGCTAGCTGAAATGGAGCACCAGCGAAAAGTGGAGATCGCTGCTCAAGAAGCCAAAGctaaaaaagaagaagaagagaaagctgaacgcaagaagaaaatgaaagagTTGGCAGACGaaataaagaagaagcagaaagaagaagaggaaaagaaaaagaaacaacgCGAGGACGAAGAGAAAGAACGCAAGAGATTGAGTGATGCATTCTGGCTTATTCGAGAGAGACTAGCAAAGGAGGAGGCAGGACTTCTAAGGCCAGTGGAAGTTCCTCAAGAACTCAGAGACAAGTACACAGATGACAACAACAAGTTGGTTCCCAATAGCAAACAAGTCCTGTTGTTATCTGCTTTTAATAATTCCGCTGAGTCTAGTGATAACATGACTCGAAAAGTAATGATAAATCGCGATGAATATTGCAAATATCATGGGTATACACATCTATTTATCAATACCACTAGATACATCAAGCAAGATCAGAATCAGAGATCGCCTAGGTGGTGGAAAATCCCTGCAATTAAGGAAGCATTCAAAAAACACCCGGAAGCAGAGTGGATTTGGTATGCGGATTATGATATTATGATTACGAATGAAATGGTAGATCTGGCTCAACATCTGTTAAATCCATATATCTTGGCTGAGAGAATCACATATGGTTCGCCTGTCAATTCATTGGGAGATCAACTTGATGGATTACGCGTGCCCCCTCGTGATCATTTTGATGTTAATAAGGTCGACATAATTTTCTCTCAAGACTTTTTTGGAATAAACACAGCCTCGTTTTTCATCAGAAGATCTGTGTTCACAGAGTTTTTGCTTGATATATGGGACGACCCATTTTTCATGGACAAAGAGTGGCTGCGTGAGGAGCAGGATGCTTTTGTCTTTTTGTACCAACACTATAAAGTTGTTTTTGAGCATACAGCAATAGTACCTCAGCGGGGAATCAATTCATACCACAAGTATAAAACAGAGACCGGTAGCTGGCAAAAAGATGATCTGGCACTTAATTTCGCTGTTCCATCAGAGGATGAAAAACGTTCAACTAAAGAGCTGTTCGATACCTATTTTATTATCCGCAAGAAAGTTCCTGAAGAGTTCCAAATCAACTGA
- the AMO2 gene encoding putative peroxisomal copper amine oxidase (one of two likely peroxisomal copper amine oxidase genes; similar to A.niger AO-I; allele of CaO19.10662), with product MSHPLDQLTADEINRAVKLIKSRYSGKLLHFKNVETEEPPKALLVPYLEAEKAGRPIAPPPRIAYNIYYVLDDKKAEEAWIDLGTNTIIKTAVIPKPHHPPMDMIECMEMEKELFKSAEVLEAFKACGIEGDALNTISTDGWMYGADEEGAVARQMMFLIYSRNPKTNHVESNIYAFPIPFVPIFDLLEKKLIRIDWVATGGDNDDLDGFNYNTRTAGRNVLDQCAAHDYHPDLVPSLRTDLKAYNVIQPDGPSFTVEGNLVKWQKWRFRVGFTPREGMVLHDIDYDGRHTFYRLAMSEMAVPYGDPRPPLHRKMAFDFGDVGGGKCANQLNLGCDCLGVIKYFDGNLVTPSGDVDARKSVICMHEQDDGILWKHTNYRTEEPAVVRRRILVIQTILTVANYEYIFAWHLDQAANIQLEIRATGIVSTQAIDFGKRSKFGTVVSPGVLATSHQHIFNLRIDPAIDGYKNSISVQETEIIPWNHLNPRGTGFVNNKYYLEQAGYLDAKIENNRYLKIVNENKINPISGNPVGYKLSAAATALLMAPPGTVARSRAAFATHHFWVSKYKDSELYAGGIWTNQSFKEFCGVQNAVDRKEPVRNEDVVLWHSFGLTHHPRVEDFPVMPAEMLKISLHPNDFFVGNPALDVPPSTQQFNRSVEVMQTRSCHRM from the coding sequence ATGTCTCACCCATTAGACCAACTCACAGCCGACGAAATCAACAGAGCAGTCAAGCTTATTAAAAGTCGCTACAGTGGAAAACTTCTACATTTCAAGAATGTTGAAACTGAAGAGCCTCCTAAAGCCCTGCTAGTGCCCTATCTTGAGGCCGAAAAGGCAGGCAGACCAATTGCTCCTCCCCCTCGTATTGCCTATAACATTTACTATGTTCTTGATGATAAGAAGGCCGAGGAGGCTTGGATTGACCTTGGAACCAACACTATCATTAAAACTGCGGTTATTCCTAAACCTCACCATCCTCCCATGGATATGATCGAGTGCATGGAAATGGAGAAAGAATTGTTCAAATCCGCTGAAGTATTGGAAGCATTTAAAGCGTGCGGTATTGAGGGTGATGCTCTGAACACTATTTCTACCGATGGCTGGATGTACGGTGCCGATGAAGAAGGTGCTGTTGCCAGACAAATGatgtttttgatttataGCCGTAACCCAAAGACCAACCATGTTGAAAGTAACATTTATGCATTCCCCATTCCTTTTGTTCCTATTTTTGATCTTTTGGAAAAGAAGTTGATTAGAATCGACTGGGTTGCAACTGGCGGTGATAACGACGATCTTGATGGTTTCAACTACAACACACGTACTGCTGGCAGAAACGTTCTTGATCAATGTGCTGCTCATGACTACCATCCAGATCTTGTTCCATCTCTTCGTACCGACTTGAAGGCTTACAATGTCATTCAGCCCGACGGACCATCATTCACTGTCGAAGGCAACCTTGTCAAGTGGCAGAAATGGAGATTCAGAGTGGGATTCACCCCTCGTGAAGGTATGGTCTTGCATGATATTGATTATGATGGAAGACATACTTTCTATAGACTGGCCATGTCTGAAATGGCCGTTCCATACGGTGATCCCAGACCACCACTCCACCGTAAGATGGCATTTGATTTCGGTGATGTAGGTGGTGGTAAGTGTGCCAATCAACTTAATCTGGGATGCGATTGTTTGGGTGTTATTAAATACTTTGACGGAAATCTTGTCACTCCCAGTGGTGACGTTGATGCTCGTAAGAGTGTTATCTGCATGCATGAACAGGACGATGGTATTCTCTGGAAGCATACCAACTACCGTACTGAGGAACCCGCTGTTGTTCGTCGTCGTATCTTGGTTATCCAGACTATTTTGACAGTGGCTAATTATGAGTACATCTTTGCCTGGCATTTGGATCAAGCTGCTAATATCCAATTAGAGATCCGTGCTACTGGTATTGTCTCTACccaagcaattgattttGGCAAGAGATCCAAGTTTGGTACTGTTGTTTCTCCTGGTGTTTTGGCTACTTCTCACCAACACATTTTCAACCTTCGTATCGATCCTGCAATTGATGGTTACAAGAACTCCATCTCTGTGCAAGAGACTGAAATTATTCCTTGGAATCATCTCAACCCACGGGGTACTGGATTCGTCAATAACAAGTACTACTTGGAACAGGCTGGTTATTTGGATGCCAAGATTGAGAACAACAGATATCTCAAGATTGTCAAtgagaacaagatcaaTCCCATTTCTGGAAACCCTGTTGGTTACAAGCTTTctgcagctgctactgctttGTTGATGGCTCCGCCAGGAACTGTTGCTCGTAGCAGAGCCGCCTTTGCTACACACCACTTCTGGGTTTCGAAGTACAAGGACTCGGAGTTAtatgctggtggtatttGGACCAATCAGTCTTTCAAGGAGTTCTGTGGTGTTCAAAACGCAGTCGATCGTAAAGAGCCCGTCCGTAACGAGGATGTTGTTCTTTGGCACTCATTCGGTCTCACACATCACCCTCGTGTTGAGGACTTCCCAGTCATGCCTGCTGAGATGCTTAAGATTTCTCTGCATCCTAATGACTTTTTCGTCGGAAATCCTGCTTTGGATGTCCCACCCAGTACACAGCAATTCAATAGATCAGTTGAGGTCATGCAAACCAGATCATGCCATCGTATGTAA
- the MEP2 gene encoding ammonium permease MEP2 (Ammonium permease involved in regulation of pseudohyphal growth; belongs to a ubiquitous family of cytoplasmic membrane proteins that transport only ammonium (NH4+); expression is under the nitrogen catabolite repression regulation; GO_component: GO:0016021 - integral component of membrane [Evidence IEA]; GO_component: GO:0016021 - integral component of membrane [Evidence ISM] [PMID 12192589]; GO_component: GO:0016020 - membrane [Evidence IEA,IEA,IEA]; GO_component: GO:0005886 - plasma membrane [Evidence IDA] [PMID 11069679]; GO_component: GO:0005886 - plasma membrane [Evidence IDA] [PMID 24124599]; GO_function: GO:0008519 - ammonium transmembrane transporter activity [Evidence IEA]; GO_function: GO:0008519 - ammonium transmembrane transporter activity [Evidence IDA,IMP] [PMID 9234685]; GO_process: GO:0072488 - ammonium transmembrane transport [Evidence IEA]; GO_process: GO:0015696 - ammonium transport [Evidence IEA,IEA]; GO_process: GO:0015696 - ammonium transport [Evidence IMP] [PMID 9234685]; GO_process: GO:0019740 - nitrogen utilization [Evidence IMP] [PMID 9234685]; GO_process: GO:0007124 - pseudohyphal growth [Evidence IMP] [PMID 9482721]; GO_process: GO:0006810 - transport [Evidence IEA]): MGNTGGDSLTEDINTQYNLANMVWIMTATALVWIMIPGVGLLYSGLSRKHHGLSLIWMALMAVSVVSLQWFFWGYSLAFSHEAGKFIGALDNFGMMNVLAAPSVGSTAIPDILYSFYQLVFAATTAMIMVGGAHERARLGPMMVMLFIWMTVVYCPIACWTWNPSGWLAKLGGLDFAGGGPVHMTSGAGALAYALVCGKRHDPLADDKVKTYRPHSVLSVVLGTVFLWFGWLGFNGGSSGNATIRGFYAANSTNLAAASGAMTWLMIDYFRKGRKWSVVAICTGAIAGLVGITPAAGFVPCWSAVPIGVITAAVCNFAFDLKKVLHIDDGLDVFALHGVGGLMGSILTGFFAADYIAALDGATQIPGGWLNHNYRQLGLQLAGATATLGYSFTVSTVILVALKYIPGFHLRLSVEEELLGTDVCQIGETYFQDSDEPVYTDGVSPGVMSGAQTPVPRTEKTADESV, from the coding sequence ATGGGCAATACAGGTGGTGATTCTCTCACTGAAGATATCAATACTCAGTATAACCTTGCCAACATGGTGTGGATCATGACCGCTACCGCCCTGGTGTGGATCATGATTCCGGGTGTGGGTCTGCTATATTCGGGACTATCCCGAAAACATCACGGCCTGTCTCTTATATGGATGGCTCTGATGGCAGTGTCAGTGGTATCGCTTCAATGGTTCTTTTGGGGCTACTCACTGGCATTCTCCCATGAAGCAGGCAAGTTTATTGGCGCTCTGGACAATTTTGGCATGATGAATGTCttggctgctccttctgTAGGATCCACTGCTATTCCTGATATTTTATACTCCTTTTACCAACTTGTGTTTGCAGCTACAACTGCCATGATCatggttggtggtgctcATGAAAGAGCTCGTCTTGGACCAATGATGGTCatgctatttatttggATGACTGTCGTGTACTGTCCAATCGCTTGTTGGACTTGGAACCCATCTGGTTGGCTCGCTAAATTGGGTGGTCTTGATTTCGCTGGAGGTGGCCCTGTCCACATGACTAGTGGAGCTGGCGCCCTTGCTTATGCTCTTGTCTGTGGTAAGCGTCATGATCCTTTGGCAGATGATAAAGTTAAAACATACAGACCTCATAGCGTTCTTTCCGTTGTTTTGGGAACTGTTTTCTTGTGGTTCGGCTGGCTTGGTTTCAACGGTGGTTCTAGTGGAAATGCCACTATTCGTGGATTCTACGCTGCCAACAGTACTAATTTGGCAGCTGCCTCTGGTGCCATGACCTGGCTGATGATTGATTATTTCCGCAAGGGAAGAAAGTGGTCTGTAGTGGCTATTTGTACTGGTGCCATTGCTGGACTTGTGGGAATAACTCCTGCTGCCGGCTTCGTTCCATGTTGGTCGGCTGTTCCCATTGGTGTTATCACTGCAGCTGTTTGTAATTTTGCTTTCGACTTGAAGAAAGTCTTGCACATTGATGATGGTCTTGACGTTTTTGCTCTTCACGGTGTTGGTGGTCTAATGGGCAGTATTCTTACTGGCttttttgctgctgattaTATTGCTGCCCTTGATGGTGCTACCCAAATTCCTGGTGGATGGTTGAATCACAACTACAGACAATTGGGTCTTCAATTGGCCGGGGCAACTGCCACTCTCGGTTACTCTTTCACAGTTTCAACTGTTATTCTCGTTGCCCTCAAGTACATCCCTGGCTTCCATCTCCGTTTGAGtgtggaggaggagctTTTGGGAACCGATGTTTGCCAAATTGGTGAGACTTATTTCCAAGATAGCGATGAGCCCGTCTATACTGATGGTGTTAGTCCTGGTGTTATGAGCGGTGCTCAAACTCCTGTCCCAAGAACCGAGAAGACTGCCGATGAATCTGTCTAA
- the MOG1 gene encoding Mog1p (Conserved nuclear protein that interacts with GTP-Gsp1p; stimulates nucleotide release from Gsp1p; involved in nuclear protein import; nucleotide release is inhibited by Yrb1p; GO_component: GO:0005634 - nucleus [Evidence IEA,IEA]; GO_component: GO:0005634 - nucleus [Evidence IDA] [PMID 9860978]; GO_function: GO:0008536 - Ran GTPase binding [Evidence IPI] [PMID 11509570]; GO_process: GO:0051028 - mRNA transport [Evidence IEA]; GO_process: GO:0006606 - protein import into nucleus [Evidence IMP] [PMID 9860978]; GO_process: GO:0015031 - protein transport [Evidence IEA]; GO_process: GO:0006810 - transport [Evidence IEA]), with protein MTAVDLEKQELYGGALTSSVPVNFKDASFFRQVPDTQEVFVSDDNEYLNHSMVFDIMEMVEGCKSTKDAAVIHLNEISSLNGVDGRCKILSIDETTVSNGDVSDDEAIILTAVEPSRKWGRTEPSNGVLLLVLGLIRITKVTADILISYNVPITDPDQLKDLQELVYKSNTEGHSPSSQSVLSDTTTPATSILDTINVARSRVGGAMASFVVNDWSLFG; from the coding sequence ATGACGGCTGTAGATTTGGAAAAACAGGAGCTATACGGGGGGGCACTCACTTCATCAGTGCCAGTGAATTTCAAGGATGCCAGTTTTTTTCGCCAGGTGCCCGACACCCAAGAGGTATTTGTTAGCGATGATAATGAATATCTAAATCATTCGATGGTTTTCGACATTATGGAAATGGTAGAAGGTTGTAAATCTACCaaagatgctgctgttattCATTTGAATGAAATCTCCAGTTTAAATGGAGTCGATGGTAGATGTAAAATTTTGAGTATAGACGAGACGACGGTTTCCAACGGAGATGTAAGCGACGACGAAGCCATTATCTTGACAGCTGTGGAACCGTCGCGAAAATGGGGTAGAACAGAACCTTCAAATGGAGTTTTACTTCTAGTACTTGGTCTCATTCGTATTACAAAAGTGACGGCTGATATTCTTATTTCCTATAACGTTCCAATCACTGATCCTGATCAATTAAAAGATCTACAGGAGTTGGTTTATAAGAGCAACACAGAAGGCCATAGTCCAAGTAGCCAAAGCGTGTTATCAGATACAACGACACCTGCAACAAGTATATTGGACACAATTAATGTCGCTCGTTCCAGAGTAGGTGGGGCCATGGCATCTTTTGTAGTCAACGACTGGAGCTTGTTCGGCTGA